A genomic segment from Gavia stellata isolate bGavSte3 chromosome 6, bGavSte3.hap2, whole genome shotgun sequence encodes:
- the UBA5 gene encoding ubiquitin-like modifier-activating enzyme 5 — MAEASRLEQLERRVRELEEELAREKGGRRAPRARIESMSPEVTDSNPYSRLMALKRMGIVKDYEKIRTFTVAVVGVGGVGSVTAEMLTRCGIGKLLLFDYDKVELANMNRLFFQPHQAGLSKVQAAEHTLRNINPDVQFEVHNYNITTLDNFEHFMDRISNGALEEGKPVDLVLSCVDNFEARMAINTACNELGQIWMESGVSENAVSGHIQLIIPGESACFACAPPLVVAANIDEKTLKREGVCAASLPTTMGVVAGILVQNVLKYLLNFGTVSYYLGYNAMQDFFPTMSMKPNPQCSDQNCRKQQENYKKKEAARPKQEVIEQEEAIVHEDNDWGIELVSETSEDELKAASGPVPELPEGITVAYTIPNKEENLITEETVAESEESLEELMAKMRNM; from the exons ATGGCGGAGGCGAGccggctggagcagctggagcgGCGTGTGcgtgagctggaggaggagctggcCCGGGAGaagggcgggcggcgggcgccgcgGGCCCGCATCGAGAGCATGAGCCCGGAGGTGACGGACTCCAACCCCTACAG tcGCTTGATGGCATTAAAAAGAATGGGAATTGTCAAAGACTATGAG AAAATCCGTACCTTTACGGTTGCAGTAGTAGGTGTAGGTGGAGTTGGCAGTGTGACTGCTGAAATGTTGACAAGGTGTGGCATTGGTAAG CTGCTTCTGTTTGATTATGACAAAGTGGAATTGGCAAACATGAACAGACTCTTCTTCCAACCTCATCAAGCCGGATTAAGTAAAGTGCAAGCAGCAGAGCATACTTTGAG GAATATTAATCCTGATGTTCAATTTGAAGTACATAACTACAACATCACAACACTGGACAACTTTGAACATTTCATGGATAGAATAAG TAACGGTGCACTAGAGGAAGGGAAGCCTGTCGATCTTGTTCTAAGCTGCGTGGACAACTTTGAAGCTCGCATGGCAATTAACACG GCCTGCAATGAACTTGGGCAAATCTGGATGGAATCTGGAGTGAGTGAAAACGCAGTGTCAGGACATATACAGCTGATCATACCTGGTGAATCTGCTTGTTTTGCG TGTGCTCCTCCACTTGTAGTTGCTGCAAATATTGATGAGAAAACATTAAAACGAGAAGGAGTTTGTGCAGCTAGTCTTCCTACGACTATGGGTGTTGTGGCAGGAATTCTTGTACAAAATGTTCTGAA ATACCTGCTAAATTTTGGTACTGTGAGTTATTATCTTGGTTACAATGCGATGCAGGATTTCTTTCCAACTATGTCTATGAAGCCAAATCCACAATGTAGTGACCAAAAttgcagaaaacagcaagaaaattataag aaaaaagaagctGCACGACCAAAACAAGAAGTAATTGAACAGGAAGAAGCAATAGTACACGAAGACAATGACTGGG GCATTGAATTAGTATCAGAAACTTCAGAAGATGAGCTGAAAGCTGCATCTGGCCCAGTACCTGAGCTTCCTGAGGGAATTACCGTAGCATATACTATCCCAAACAAG GAAGAGAATTTGATAACTGAGGAAACAGTAGCAGAGTCTGAAGAAAGCCTAGAAGAACTCATGGCCAAAATGAGAAACATGTAG